The Blastomonas sp. SL216 DNA window TTGAGAATGTGGAAATTTTTGCTGACGTCACCAATTTGTTTGATACAGTATACTATACCAACAGCTTCGCCCAATTGTGGGTGCAGCCCGGCACGCCGCGCGCGGCGTCCGTGGCGCTGCGGCTGACATTCTAGAAGGTCCTGTCCATGTCCAACCCGGTTCTGGTGATCGATCAGCTTGTCGTCGAGCGCGGCGGCAAGCGCATCGTCGATGGCCTGTCGCTGACCCTCGCCGCCGGGGAAATCTATGCCTTGCTCGGCGGCAACGGCGCGGGCAAATCGACCACGCTGTTTGCGATCCTGGGCTTTCTGAGCCGCACCGACGGGACCTTGACCGTGGGTGGACAGGACCCTGAAGGCCAGATCGATGCGGTACGCGCGCAGATCGCCTATCTGCCCGAAAATGTCGCGCTTTACGATCATCTGAGCGCGCGCGAGAATGTCGATTACCTGCTCAAGGTCGCCGATTGCCGCCGGACCCGCGCAGAGGTGGAAGCGGCTTTCCAGTCGGTGGGCCTCGCAGCGACAGCCTGGGACCAGCGCGCGGGCAATTTTTCCAAGGGCATGCGCCAGAAGACCGCCATCGCGCTCGCCATGCTGCGCGATACGCCGCTGCTGCTGCTCGACGAGCCCACTTCGGGTCTGGACCCTGCCGCGTCGGCCGACTTCCACGCGCTGCTCGAAACGCTCGCCAAGCGCGGGGTGGCGGTGCTGATGGTGACGCACGACCTGCTGGGCGCTGCCGATACCGCAGACCGGATCGGGCTGATCTCGGGCGGGCGGATCGCCAGCGAATGGGCAGCGCAGAGCGGCGAGCCGCGCTTTGACCTCAACGCCCTGCACGACGGCTTTGCGAGAGTGCGATGAGCCAGGTGCTGACCATAGCGGGCGCCGAACTGCGCCTGATGCTGCGATCGCGCCTGGCGCTGGTCGGCGTCGCCACGCTGCTGCTGCTGTCGGCGATCGCAGCGGTGACGTCGGCCACGCAGATGACGGCTGCAGCAAAGATCCGCGCAGAAGCCCAGGCCGCGACCGACGCGCAGTTCAAGGCGCAGCCCGACCGGCACCCGCACCGGATGGTGCATTATGGCACCTATGCGCTGCGCCCGGTGGGGCCGCTCGCCGCCTTCGACCCTGGGGTCGATGCCTTTACCGGCACGCTGCTGTTCCTGGAAGGCCATCGGCAGAACAGCGCCACCTTCGGCGCAGCGCGCGAATCTTCCGATCTGGTGCGCTTCGGCCAGCTCACCCCGGCCTTTGTGCTGCAGACGCTCGCCCCGCTGCTGCTCATCTTCCTGGGCTTTGCCAGCGTGGCGCGCGAACGGGAGCGGGGCAGCCTGAGGGCACTGGCGGCGCATGGCGCCAGCGGCGCGGCCATCCTCGGCGGAAAGGCCATGGCGCTGGGTGCTGCAGCGGTGCTGGCAATGCTGCCTGCCTTTGCAGCGCTCGGCTGGGCCGCAGCGCAGCAGCCGAGCGAAGCGGGTATCGCAGCGCTCACCGCGCTTTCCTATAGCGGCTATCTGCTGGTCTGGGTGCTGCTGATCACGGCGGTTTCAGCCCTTGCGGCCAGCGCGCAGGGTGCGCTGGTGACGCTGATTGCGGCCTGGGCGATCGTCGTCGTGCTGGTCCCGCGCGCGGCAGCGGCCTGGGTGGGCGTGGCAGAGCCCCTGCCCAGCCGGGTCGATACCGAATTCGCGATCGCCGCAGACCTGCGGCGCATCGGTGACAGCCACAATCCCAATGACCCGCATTTTGCTGCGTTCAAGGCGAAGCTGCTCGCCCGATATGGCGTGACCAGGGTCGAGGATCTGCCGTTCAATTATCGCGGCGTGCTGGCGCAGGAAGGAGAACGGCTGACATCACAGCTGTTCAAGCACTATGCCGCGCGCGCCGCCGCAATCCAGAATGCCCAGACCGATCAGCTGACGGCGCTGGGGCTGGTCAGCCCTGCCCTTGCCGTGCGCCGCGCGTCGATGACCGGGGCGGCGACTGACCTCGGCACCCATCTCGCCTTTCTCGCGGCAGCCGAGGCCTATCGCTATGACATGGTGCAGAAGCTGAACGGCCTGCAGGCATCGGCGGTGGCCAGCGCCGATGATGCCGCGCGCAGCAAGGACCCGATTGCCGACCGCCGCACGCGCATCTCGGCAGATTTCTGGAAGTCCATCCCCGATTTCCGCTTCGATGCGCCGACGCCGTCCCAACGCGCGAGCGGCATGGCCTGGCCGCTCGCCATTGTGGCGCTGTGGATCGCGCTGGCATTCGGGCTGCTGGTTCGTGCCAGCCGCCGGCTGGAAAGAGCCGACGCATGAGCAACATTACCCGCGAACTGTGGCTGCTGATGCGCAGCCGATCGGCCCTTCTGGCGCTGGCGCTGCTGGTGCTGTGCAGCGCTGCCAGCGTGGCGCTGGGCCTCGCCAGCGTCGCACGCGACCGCGCGGCGATCGACCGGATGCTCGCCGGACAGACTGCAGAGGAACGCGCGCTTTCCGCCTTTGTCGCGGATGCAGGCTCCGGCGCCTATTACGGCTTTCAGCCGACCTGGGATTCGCCATCGGATCTTGCCTTTGCCGCGCTCGGCAGCCGCGATATCGCGCCCGCCATGCTGCGCGTGCGCGCGCTGGCTCTGGAAGCGCAGATCTATGAGAACGAGGCCGCCAACCCCGAACTGGCGCTGCCTGGCCGGTTCGATCTGGCCTTTGTCGCGGTCTATCTTGCGCCGCTGGTGCTGATCGCGCTGCTGCATGACCTGTGGTCGGGCGAACGCGAGGCCGGACGCTATCATGCGCTCGCGGCGCTGCCCCAGGCGCGCAAGCGCCTGTGGACCGCGCGCGTGCTCGTGCGCGTCGGCGGCGTGCTCGCTGCGCTTCTGCTGCCGTTTTTCGCAGGCGCGATCATTGCCGGTACAGCGCCCTTGCGCGCACTGGGCTTTGCCGGGCTGATCGTGCTCGTCGTACTTCTGTGGACCGCCATCGTCCTGCTGGTCGCGCGGCGGGGCGGACGCTCGGCGGTGCACGCCGCCTCGCTCGCCGCGATCTGGTTCGCGCTCACCCTGGTCGCGCCCGCCGGGGCCAACCTCGCGATCAACGCCGCCGTGGCGGTCCCCGATGGCGCGGCGCTGGCGCGCGAGAACCGCGAACATGTCCATGCCGGCTGGGATCGTCCGCGCGACCAGACGATGCGCGACTTCCTGAAGCTGTATCCGCGCTACGCATCGGGCGCGGCAATCCCGCCCACCTTTCACTGGAAATGGTATTTCGCCTTCCAGCATCTGGGCGACCGGCATGTTGCGCAGCAATCGCAGGCCTATCGTGAGGGGATCGAGCGCCGCGCCGACCTCGCCAGGCTTGCCGGATGGCTGCTGCCGCCTGCCGGGCTTGCCCAGGCCATGACACAACTGGCAAGGACCGATGTGGCCGCCCAGTTGGACTATCAGATGCGCATCCGCGCCTATCACCAGCGCTTGCGCGAGTTCTATTATGACTATCTTTTCAGCGAGAAACCCTTTGGCCCTGAGGAATTGCAGCGCGTTCCGCGTTTCGATCCTGCTATCGGCGGCTAGCCTCGCGACCAGTCCTGCCGCGCACGCGCAGCGTGTCGGCGACAATGCGGCTGCCGGGGCGGAGGACGCTTTCGGTACCAGCATCGGCAACGAGCGTGTCGGGCTGTACAGCGGCAATGACGTGCGCGGCTTCTCGCCCGTCACCGCCAACAACATCCGGCTGGAAGGCCTGTATTTCGATCGCCCCGCAGCGTTCACCGACCGGCTGGTGCAAAGCAATGTCGTGCGCGTCGGCCTCACCGCGCAGAACTATCTCTTCCCCGCGCCCACCGGCATTGTCGATTACAAGATCCGCCCGGCGGGCAATGACCTGGTGGTCAGCACGATGCTGGGCCTCAACAGCTGGGGCGGCGGGCGGCTGGAGATCGATGCGCAGATCCCGGTGGTCAAGGACCGGCTGAGCCTGGTCGCCGGCGCTGCCGGGTTCGTCGATGAACTCGCCCCCGGCAACCAGTCGTTCTTCGGCTCCTACGCGCTGGCCGCGCGCTGGCAACCTGGACGCAATATCGAGGTCATCCCGTTCTGGAGCCG harbors:
- a CDS encoding ABC transporter ATP-binding protein, with translation MSNPVLVIDQLVVERGGKRIVDGLSLTLAAGEIYALLGGNGAGKSTTLFAILGFLSRTDGTLTVGGQDPEGQIDAVRAQIAYLPENVALYDHLSARENVDYLLKVADCRRTRAEVEAAFQSVGLAATAWDQRAGNFSKGMRQKTAIALAMLRDTPLLLLDEPTSGLDPAASADFHALLETLAKRGVAVLMVTHDLLGAADTADRIGLISGGRIASEWAAQSGEPRFDLNALHDGFARVR
- a CDS encoding DUF3526 domain-containing protein, which codes for MSQVLTIAGAELRLMLRSRLALVGVATLLLLSAIAAVTSATQMTAAAKIRAEAQAATDAQFKAQPDRHPHRMVHYGTYALRPVGPLAAFDPGVDAFTGTLLFLEGHRQNSATFGAARESSDLVRFGQLTPAFVLQTLAPLLLIFLGFASVARERERGSLRALAAHGASGAAILGGKAMALGAAAVLAMLPAFAALGWAAAQQPSEAGIAALTALSYSGYLLVWVLLITAVSALAASAQGALVTLIAAWAIVVVLVPRAAAAWVGVAEPLPSRVDTEFAIAADLRRIGDSHNPNDPHFAAFKAKLLARYGVTRVEDLPFNYRGVLAQEGERLTSQLFKHYAARAAAIQNAQTDQLTALGLVSPALAVRRASMTGAATDLGTHLAFLAAAEAYRYDMVQKLNGLQASAVASADDAARSKDPIADRRTRISADFWKSIPDFRFDAPTPSQRASGMAWPLAIVALWIALAFGLLVRASRRLERADA
- a CDS encoding DUF3526 domain-containing protein, which encodes MSNITRELWLLMRSRSALLALALLVLCSAASVALGLASVARDRAAIDRMLAGQTAEERALSAFVADAGSGAYYGFQPTWDSPSDLAFAALGSRDIAPAMLRVRALALEAQIYENEAANPELALPGRFDLAFVAVYLAPLVLIALLHDLWSGEREAGRYHALAALPQARKRLWTARVLVRVGGVLAALLLPFFAGAIIAGTAPLRALGFAGLIVLVVLLWTAIVLLVARRGGRSAVHAASLAAIWFALTLVAPAGANLAINAAVAVPDGAALARENREHVHAGWDRPRDQTMRDFLKLYPRYASGAAIPPTFHWKWYFAFQHLGDRHVAQQSQAYREGIERRADLARLAGWLLPPAGLAQAMTQLARTDVAAQLDYQMRIRAYHQRLREFYYDYLFSEKPFGPEELQRVPRFDPAIGG